TACTTGTAGAGGAGTATCATGGCAGGTTGGCAGCTCAACCAactgtttttcttcttcttcttttttgcatatattatatatatttatgaatatattCATGCTATTATTTCAGAAAAGCTATACATGTGACCTTTTTTATGAGAATCATATATGTGGCTGCTTAAAAGTATACTTCAGCCAcaattatcattaaaaataaatctggATTATATCTTGCAATCAACCTCCAGAGTTTTTATACTTTGAGTAAGACCTCATTGTTTTGATCATATGaatttcaatatttaaaatttccaaAGGATCAATGACTATCAATATCTTCTGCACCATTATGACAATGTCCTTAACACTCTAATTACTCTTGAAACTTGCTAGATTGCCTAGGAGACGTTTTTCTAAAAACACGTGTGATGTACATGTGTAGTTATTGCAAAAGCCACACTATTCATTGTGTAACTGTAACCATGCTCCTAAAGGACAGCAATATGTTCTCAAGATGGGTTTTCTACCcctttaaaaataatcattgtGCTTCCCCACTCTCTCTTACTCCACAAATTGGTTGGCGTTGTccaatatttgacttttttgtTAAGTGAAGTCACAATTTCGAACTTTGAAAtcattgtgtttttctttaattttagtATGTGTGTGATAATCTATATGAAATAAACAATACTCTTTTACTCAAACCAATCACTTTCCCAGTTAAATTATTGTGAAGATTTCAAATTCAAGGTCTATTTTCCAATTTATCACTCAACTTGATCTTACACGATAAACTTGGAAAAATACAAGGTTAATATTAATTAGGAGCTTTACAAACCCAACTTGAATTCAATGAAATCGTCCAAACAAATTATTGAGAGAAAACCCATACAACTTTGAGACACTTTTTTCAATCGGTTTCAATAACCATAGTAGaaggaagaagtagaagaaaTCGCACCCaaaaccttctctctctctctctctctctctctctcgttttctTAGTCTTTATGTATACATCTAGTGCGCAGTAGGCTTGAGAATATGGGCCATAAGTAAGTAAAAGAAGTCTTATAGGCCATACCATCAAGGCCCAACCAGGCACACCATAATTTAACTATGGTCTATTAGCGAACAACATATATACGACCAATTAGGGCATTGATGATGGTATATCTATAGAGcctatgtttggttgggtgaaAAGGAGATGAtggaaaattgtgtaaaaaagggagaggaaaatataattttctatcGTTTTGTAAGAGtgaaaattgagaagaaaaaaactgaGATAATGGGGTGGATGTAGTTTTTCACTCGGGTccgacatttttttttcttccaaatttggtaaaaaataagagataaccacaatttttttcttctaaatttggTAGAAAATAGGAGGTAAAAATGGTAATGAGGAGGAAAGCACAAAGTTGCCTTTACTTTTCCATCCttttacttttaataataaggacataataataattttactttttatctttCTACTTTTCTATCCTCTTTATCAAACACATAGGGTAAAAATCACAAATATGCTAAGAGCGTTggcattttttggtgtttttaataaagaagtccaagtttcaaatttctctACCCAAccatgatttattattattattattattattatttaaaaaaatacacattttttATCCTCCTATATTCagatcctcccaaccaaacaaagcctTAGAGATTTATTTGCTTCAAATTCTAAAAGCCagtctattttttttagtataagcTTTTGTGGAAAGGGAGTTGGAATCTCTAAGGAATAAGGACCAAAACTACCAAATGCCAAGATATTGTAACCCCctcaagaagaaaaattatcttataagACGGTTTTTTGAGACATTTCTCTCACATCATGCGTAAATCTCACACATATAGATCTCACATATTGTGAGAGGAACATCTCATGAGATATCATCTTTCTCAAAAGGATAAGAGACTAATTGAATCATATCTCTCTCATGAAGTTTAGAAGGCACTTAATTAGTCTAGGAGACTCTCGAACCATTTTGATAAGGGCACACATTGGCCAATGATTCTTTTAGCAGCAAGTGTTAGTTACAAATACTGATGATATGTTCATGCAACACATAAGAACAATAGGTCAAACTTTAGATTCTTTAGAAAGTTTGAATAGCAAAACAAAATAGGACTGGAAAAGTTTTAGAAACTGAAACTACTTTTCATGTTTTAGAGTGATCAGAAAGAGTAAATGGTGAGGCTAGTAAGTACCTTGGGGACTAAGTAAGTCTCTCTTTTAAATGAACTGGAAACATTATGGTTTGATATGGCCGAGCATTTCAGTGGGACTCAGATTACTTTTGATGTGTGATATATAACAGCCATATCATGGCTTGTGCTATTCTGTAGTTGACGCGTTTATGTTTCTTGGTTGAAATTGGAAGCTGACCTTTTCTATCACACAACTTTACCTAAATTCACACAAACACCACTTTGAATTGAAgaaaactaattaataaattcaaTTTGATATATTGAGATTGAGTGTAATAACAAATATCGAGGGATATTGCATCATTCAATAGGTTTTTTTAATGACTaagattgaaagtaaaaaatgttacatttttTCTAATCTATTTTTTACTTTGTAAGAACGCTAGTTATTGCATTGGATCTAAATTTATTTTGAGGCTTGATCCCTAAGAATATGGTCATTATCATAATAAATGAGTAAAACCAaggtctttatttttattttttccttatgAGAATCAAGTAAAAGGGAATATTGCCATGACCTCACCCGAGGGTTTTGTTATTACACTCAGTTCCTCTTTAGTTTAGAATAAAACACTCACCTTCCCTACAATACTAATTATTTACACTAATCTCCCTTGAATGACTGAATAAAGGTTTCaacaatcccaaaaaaaaacctcaatttACTATTAAAAGGGAGCGTAGATGACAGTTTAAATCAAGAGTGAAAAAGTTATTCAagattattaataattttctttcctgtttttttttttagagagtttcaacttatggcgtctactcctgatgataactctttatcatcagatcaagacaccaattagttttggGTATAGgaggggattgaaccccagatcttttatacaaccatcagagattttacaagttgagctaactggaacctacaattttctttcttattcatTTAGGAGAGGTTAGGAGTACAAATTGCCTATTTCATTTTTGGTGTTCCATTTTATACCCTACTAATCACAATTTGACATGTATTCATTTtacattcaagaaaaaaaaaaaacaaaattaaaaataaaaaaaccagaCATATGACACACTATAATGAATagagtataaaataaaacatagaaAAGTAAGATAAAAGATTCCTATTCTTTACATTTTAAGAAAGAcaagtgttttattttaaactagACGGAATGGAGTGTAATAACAGAAAATTGGAGGGGAGGTCAGCacaattttatgtaaaaactaAGAAGATGATGTGCAAAGAGCCAAGGACCCCGGCTTGAGAAATCTTTTCCGATACGCGGTTACTTTCCGTTTTTGTTTGGAAGCCAAATGTCGGCACTGTCTGATGATTGTACTTCACTCTTTTATTGGTGTGAACCGAATCATATATGCATATCTATTTCTCAGTTCTAACCTACCCCTACCCACCACTTCTCAGTTCTCACACCTTTTTTCCAACTCTATATAACACTCTTCATTGCCCTCCTGAATCTTACTCTTGAAACAGAGACACCCATGTAGAGAAAAGCAATACAACAGTTTAGAGAGAACCAAATTGTGGGGTCTTTTACAATTCATGTAGTTTTATGTGTGTTGTGGTAGTGGTCAAGAAATGTTACACAAAAGCCGGCCTAGATAATTCAAGCTATAATTCTAGTGTGATGGAAGAAGAGAAGGAAGTATTGGTGGGTCAGAAGCGAAATAGAAGAAGTGGAAAGGCtgaaggtggtggtggtggtggtggtgaatcGATGCATGAGACACGCATAAGGACGGAGAGACAAAGGAGGAAAAAGATGAGTAACATGTTCTCTAGTCTTCATGCTTTGCTTCCTCAACTTCCTGACAAGGTAAACATGTATCATCTGTTGAAGATTTCTGTATTGGAAATTTTagtgaaaaaattgaagagataaacattatatctaattatatatttacTTGATTCGGTAATTTACTTACATTCACAAAAACAAGTGATTTGATCATTCCATTATtggctacattttttttataaaaatgtagcACTGcatatgaatttatttgggACTTTTTATGATTTCATGAATATGAACATACTTTTAATGATATGGAGTTTTTTTATCCAATGACTCTCATTCATCACGAACAAATTTTAAAGATGCATAGCCAAAAAATGCAACCTTTTTTTATCTCATGAAATACAATAGATTTAAATTTCACACTGAGTATTACCATTTGATGTCTTTAACCTTTATAAGTTGCAATCATGTGCAGGTAGACAAGTCCACCATTGTTAATGAGGCAGTGAAATATATCAAGACCCTTGAACACACTCTCCAAACATTGCAAAAGCAAAGGATTGAAAAGCTCCAAAATGGAATGATAGTTGAATATGAGGCACCATTAATGATTACATCACAAGCAGAACAACTCAAATTAAAGGAAGAATTTTTAGCTAACAAGGAATCATCAAAGAACTTCTCAATGTCAGCAAAAACCTGTCAATCACTTCTGATTCCTCCTTGCTTTCAGATATGGTCTTCACCAAATGTTGTGTTGAATTTGTGTGGATCAGATGATGCTCAAATCAGTGTTTGTTCCCTGAGAAAGCCAGGGCTATTGGCCACCATCTTTAAAATACTAGAGAAGCATAATTTGGACGTGGTGTCTGCTCACATTTCCTCGGATAATTGTCGTAGTCTGTACATGATCCATGCCCACGTAAGTGAAAGAAACCTGAACTCTAAACCTTATTGATTCAATGAAAGTAAGACTTTTAATAAATAAGGCCATTCAAATGTAATTTTAGTTGCATAACTTATTTAACGAGTCACGTAACTTATTTAATAAGTTGTATGTCTTATTTAAATAGTACACATAGATTATCTTATGAGTCGTCATATAATGGGTTGGAAGATATTCCTccaaatttgtttggaagaaaactttgtcattttaaaaagttgtacattttcttttaaagtaaaaataaattcattgaaccaaaacaataaatatcGTCATAACTAGGagtttttattcttaataataggAGATGAGAGATTTAAACCTTGGATGTTTTTATTGGAAACATCAAATAATATCTATCATTAGAGTTAAGGCTCTTgacattttttccccttttgggGGGGAGTGAATTTTGTAATTAACTTGTTAAGGGTTAGTTAAAAATGTATTGCATAATGTGGCagattaatttataattaagcTTTTTCATCAATTAAGTTGAATTAGTCAAATTCACAATAATGTAACAATGTTCATAGCATCTTTTTCTTTAAGCATCCCAAGAAATCTTAACTCCAAGGCTGACCGTCCAATTCTCGTGCACCCTAATTCATGGAAGAAAGAAGAATCCTAGACCCAAATGatcaaaagatatatattatacttcgatatttttgaaatttgctTTTACTGTCCTGTCCctcatttttcatttcttttattagGATGAAAATGCttgtaaatttattatatatgcaaaacatatataaagattaaatTCTTACTTATTGGAGCTTTTGTGATCAGGCTGGTGGAGCTTCTGATGAATATTCAGAGGCATTCTCGGTGGAGGAAATGTTCAAACTTGCAGTAGGCGAAATGAACCTGTGGCTCTTGTCACGTTGATGCAAGAATGTTATCAGTACTACGTAGTCCAGAGTCTACATCTTTTTTGGGCACTTAATGGAACGAATTGGGACGCATATACTCACAGACTCAcagttttattaaaaatatatataaaattgaaaatatttaactatttatagTTCTTTATCGTCACACCATGACATTAATCGATTTTTTTGTGTAAGCAAGAATTGAAGTTCAAttcttttattcaattatcagaGACTTTGCAAGATATTTTAACTCATGTTATTTGAAATATTCTAAcattaatttgttcattttaatGGTTGCCACACtaatttgagtgtttttttcaatcttctaattaaaaatagtaCCAAATGGGTGAACCATTGATGGGTTTGGATCATCAAATTAGGACCATTACTAGTTTCCCATCCAGAACTATCCTCGGCTAATCATGTTTATTCTTCtgaaaaaaacaacaaaaaaagctaTTCATATTTATTGCTAGGAGAGTATCCTAAGAAAACTGAGAGTATCCTAAGAAAAATTTGTCTTTAAAGTCCAAAGATACAAATTTccgcttcttttcttttaagaaaagtTATTTCATTAAATGGAAAAGGACTGAACAATTAACAAAAGTCCAAGAAATGTCCAGAATTATAAAAGGCACTCCAACAACAACTGAAAAACGAAGCAGCAGGTACCATTTTCATAACCAACAAAACCAATAAAAGAATCTCAGGCATTTTTTCTTCCCCAAACTTCTGGACAGATTAATTAATGCCATAATAAAAGGTCCAGCATTTTAAGTAGGGCCTGGGCCTTTAATTTCTTCTTGTTAGTTTTGGGTCTGTGCTGCTGGTAATTAAGTGGCCCACACtgtacaaaataatttttgtctcTTCCTTTGTTGCAATATAATGAGGAAATGCCGAAGTGATGCCTTGGAGGTGTGTGCTCAATCCACAAAGGAAGAACAATGAGTGAAGGATGTAATATATTCTGTTTGATTGATGCATGATACAAGTAGGgttaattgattgattaatgtgaaaatgatgttttaattacaaaaataaaagtatggTACGATTAACGGGTGCTAAATACCAATGAGGTATTTTAGACaaattttgataccacttttattgaaaatagaaaaaattgtcaaaaaattaattctttttttctcataaaatatttcccaaaatgatttattttattccccataaaatattttttaaaatgatttactaACAATTTCTCTTAACGTATGTATTAACTTTTAATCACATTGTGCTTCTCCTTTACTATTATaacattatgttttttttttgagaaaccggCCAATGAGGCCATTTTTATTGGAATGCTTGAAAGTCAGCCAAATAACAATTATAAAGGTCTTATGGGACAGACTCCATCTAGACTAGAAAAGGTGAAAACAATCTAGCTCTTTTAGCAAAAGCATCTGCTAACGCGTTACTTTGCCTACaaatatgagagaaagaaaaattctgaaaataGCTAACATAAGAACAAATGTCTCGAATAATGTAACCAAAAGAAGAGTACATGGATGTCTGGTTCCGGATGGCTTTGATGGATGTCTCTTAGTCTCCTTCAAAGACAAAGTTAAGGAAGCCCACTTCAAGTGCAAACTGAACTGCATGCCTGGCTGCCATAGTCTCAAGGATCACCACAGATTatgttaatatattaatattagcaTATTCCTAATATAAtagtatgaaaaaaaattctgaaaaagaATGATAACAAACGCTTATAATAAtgttaataattatgaaaaaagtataaaatatattagtatATTCCTAACATTATTCAAAGAAGAaccatctttattttttattaatcaaacGGTGCTTCTCATTTTCTGCCAAACCAAACCATCAATTGGGCGTGAAAAATGATGACAAACGCTTACAACGACTTTGGATTAGGACAACAAACTACCAAGTTCCACTATGACAATTTGTGTCCATATGAGTATGACCGGGTTGTCATTGTATGATATAATGAATCATCACCCACAtgacaaaattacaaaactcgACATTTGATGGGGAAGTAAACTATCAACtccaaaatattataataatattaaatatattttaacaaaacaaaagaaaaaaagagcttGGCGTGCAAAAATTGCATTGAAAGTcaattttgttttgcttttgcaTTATGATAAAGATTAGGTTTAAATCAGTTTAGAGAAATTATCTCCaatttactatataataatttataagactatttatatatatttgtattgtttaGATAATTCACAcgacttattaaaaaaatcatgcgaagaaaaatataaaaacaaaaacaaaagacaacaTGAAAATTACTAAGAAATAAACTATCAAccctaaaataataatataataatgatatcttttaacaaaaaaaaaaaaagagctttcCTATTCAAAATTGCATTGAAAGTTAATTTTGCTTGCTTTtgcattataataaaaaataacttcaaactagtttagaaAAATTCCTCCAATTTATTACGTgataatttataaaactatttatttgtattattttaataaattacataatttattttaaaaaaattatgcgaATAAAaccatacaaaagaaaaatacaaaaataaaaacaaaaggcaacaaGAAACATGGAAATTAGTCAAttactaagatttttttttttccctttttactaaaagtcaaaagtttcttaaaatgaaaccaaacagTGTCTAACTTCATGTTTTTTCTGGAAGCCTTCATTGAAATTGAAGTTGGCTGCATTGccattttcatgttttaaagTAGGCAGCTGAAGTGAACATCATGAGAAGTGTCAATACCAATACCCAtgccaaaatttcatgaatttaTATTATCCAATTTAATGATGATGACCTGGAAATTGGGACCATTTTTGCCGACTCTTAAGTTTCTTTCAGGGCCGTATCCAATGGCCCATAAAAGCCTAGCTTGATGTTAAACCCTATTGGAAAAATAAGGcttttatatatgaaattatatcCATGGTAAAGAACCCAACAAGAAGATTTTAACTCTAACTcctttttttagtatttatcCATGGTAATCAATTCCTCTTTTaccaaataaagaaaacaaaacattaaaaaataaaaggatgaGTTAACCAATGCAGAGGATTTGTTAGTggactatttttaaaaagtttttatagaaaaaaaaataaaattgatgttttaacttttgaaaacttttttttttttataacaaacgAGAGTATTCAGactttttcaaatatttgactattttttCAAGTGTATGTTGTCTCTCGTTTTGCACGCACCAAATTATTACAAAAAGAAATTCTATGAAGGTGGTCCCCAAAATGCAAGCAAGAAGTTTCAAACACTAAACCAATCTCAAGATTaacaactttttctatttcccagaaacataacataaaaaattttctaaactttcttttatttttttaaaattattcattaacaaatgcctTAAAATCTATACTGacgaagaaaaataaaaggcatTTTATATATCATATTACAAATCTGAATTGGAATAAAACCAAAAAGACTGATTCGTACCGAGCACTTCATTAAAAGCAAgcataaaaaaacaacaatccAAACTTAAGGTCCACCACCATAGTCAAACAACACTATCTCCAAAGTCCAAACGCACGAGAAAAAAAGGATTTATTAATGgtgaattagcaattattgtaACATTATTCTCACATAATGCTGCCATCACCCAGACACCACTATCCTTTTTAATTATTCCCTCCATTCATTATTAAAATCTTAACTATATCACAACTCACATGAATTGCAAGAGAACAAACAAAACCGACtaaaaacaatgacaaaatCGCATCCCAAAACCCAGCCACACACGATACATCACAATAACCCACAATATGAACATATCATAATGACAAAATTAATACAACCTTACACTACACATAGATCCGATCGTTAAATTTGACTATATTCTCATTTAATAATAATGTCTCAtggtacccaaaaaaaaaaacaaaaacaaaaacaaaaaccttggTAATAACAAACTTGGTTTTATTAAATAGTGTgccttttaagtttttaactttcttttcttAAGATTATTTAGATTATTTGCTTATTTATAACTTTTACTTAAATTACTTAAATTCTTGATGTCTCCATTATAAGCCGTGTTGTGGCCATTGTTCAAAAAATGTGTTAGCCACGTCTACATTTCGACTCCAAAATCACTTACCAAGTTGCAATTGAGACTTATTTTAATCACTTATATACAGGGGCGAATCTAGAATTTCAAGCTAGGGACcgaagtataagaaaaaaaaaaccaaatatgtattcatataatattaacaaactatcaactaagataaatacacaaaattattgtttcttaatacattaagatgtaatcatctaccaacaatgacagaaaaacataataatgtTGTTTATTAAAAGCATCAgctattgcaaaaaaatatatatatattcacaaaccaaaatttgtttttgctaCTTTAATATAACATTTAAAATGTCTTGTATAGTagtgtttttggtatttggtgttctaaatattaaatatttagcatttagaACATCTGATACTAGTATTCTATACTGGGCtgattaggattttttttttttaaattttgtttttgttaagttttttaattgagtAATTACTAGTGGGGTCAGGCTAATAAAAATTGAGGAGGTCTAAGTTTTTGGAATAGGGAGACACaactctagaaaaaaaaaataaccaataattttttttctttctttggactAGGGGggctcaactttttttttttttctttgagccAAGAGGGGCTTGAGCCCCCCATTGGGCCTGTCTGTGCTTATATACCCAAGATTCATCTAATAAATACTCGATATGAGACTTAATACACACCGACACAACACATACTCATACAATTTAATATGttcaaattctttttcaatttgTGGTATCACAATATATAAATAGCATCATAGCCAACCTAGTAATGCCATGTGGTTCAAGGCACTACAGCGCAATGTGAGACTTAATGAGAACattagggatttaagtgaaggGATAGTAATATCTCGTATTATGTTGATTGAATTGGATAAATGCGTATTGTATGCGTACATATCCCTTACATTAGGTGTTCAATAGGGTGAACTAGAATgtgtaagagcattcacatttgTAGTGattaaaattttagcttttagctactcaaaaagttatttttatttattttaacatgtcactttacaatacaccctaCATCTTAtactctatttttttactattttgtttaaaatatgctttcattaatttattttaacatgtcactttacaatacaccctaCATCTTAtactctatttttttactattttgtttaaaatatgctttcattaaactttttttttttatgaaaaatgagtgaatgttttattaaatgatgagagagtgagagttgCATACAAAATTgatgcttattttttaagtagtTGCTatttagagcattctcatcaggtgtgtcaaatgccaaatatttggcatttgacacactaCACACCATTATTCAAACCTCATGAGGTGTTCCAAATGCGTCAAAATTTTGCAACATGCTACAGTACATACATCAATGCCAAAAATATTTTGGCTTATTTaattacttctctctctcctcccattagatatctctctctctctctctctccgtctgcaacacatctctctctctctctctgtctggTTCTCTCATCGCCGATCTTGCCACACCACTGACCACCACACCACGCCACACCGATCTCATCATGCCACTGACCACCACCACGCCACGCCGGTTTGTTTGACCACCACATCACACCATGCCGATCTCTGTCTGGTTCAAAGATGTAGGTTTGTGCcggtggatgtgggtttgtttaatttggtggatgtgggtttgtgccggtggtgggtttggaatgtgggtttgtttgatttggtggaTTTCGTATGTGGGTTTGTGaatgtggtgggttgttgtggatttttattttttatttttttaaggtggcGTTGGTGGATATGGGTTTGTGCCGATGGtggctgttggtgttgttgcgGCAGTGGTTGTTGGTGGCCGTTGTTGCGACAGTGGTGGTTGtgccattgttgttgttgatgatgatagggaggagttaatatattattttaatgtatagtaaatattattttcatgtatAAAATTAGAGGATAAAATATCAGATAAAtgagatat
This genomic stretch from Castanea sativa cultivar Marrone di Chiusa Pesio chromosome 1, ASM4071231v1 harbors:
- the LOC142616640 gene encoding transcription factor bHLH95-like; amino-acid sequence: MCVVVVVKKCYTKAGLDNSSYNSSVMEEEKEVLVGQKRNRRSGKAEGGGGGGGESMHETRIRTERQRRKKMSNMFSSLHALLPQLPDKVDKSTIVNEAVKYIKTLEHTLQTLQKQRIEKLQNGMIVEYEAPLMITSQAEQLKLKEEFLANKESSKNFSMSAKTCQSLLIPPCFQIWSSPNVVLNLCGSDDAQISVCSLRKPGLLATIFKILEKHNLDVVSAHISSDNCRSLYMIHAHAGGASDEYSEAFSVEEMFKLAVGEMNLWLLSR